The DNA segment ctctcgatcaccctcctccaagtttgcttaggtcttcccctacccctcaccactacatccctttgccacccttcggttctcctaaccggcgcatcaagcgctcacTTGAAATTATTACTAGTCACAAGGATGCAGCATAAAGTTGAAGCACAGAGATCTTTGTATGTCAAAAAACCATAAGTTCTATCTTACTTGCAAATATGTGATAGCCCGACGAAGATCGCCTTGTGATATGGAGCTTAAGGTTGAAAGAGCCTGCAGTAGAATATCATATATTTTGAAGGAAATCAAACCACAGTTAACTTGGTTGTGCAAATAATACTGTCAAGCCATTTGAAGTGTATACCTCTGCATCCAAATTAAGGCCTTCTTCTCTGCAAATGTGCAATATGCGGCTGCTCATGATTTCTTCTGAAAGTGGCTTGAACCTGAATTTGGCACATCTGGAAGCAAGTGGCTCAATGATCCTACAGAAAATGACAATTAGTTTAAGGTGTCTCAATGATCCTCCAATCATCTAGATATCCAATACAATAATATACAAGTTAGGTCTATTGTCTAAGCATTCATTATATAACTTGTGAATAATCTTGATAATCAAACAAACAAATTCACCACAAAAAAGGAAAATGCAGTCATGTCCACCTCTTACCAAATACCAAGATTGATCAGGTTTAATATTCTATAACTGACACTACATGGCTTTTTACCAATGAAATGATTTAGGTTCATCAATGTTCATAACATAGACCATGAAACAGAAGTAACTACATAGCAGATGTTGAATGAGAGACGCTAAGTATGACAATCATTCTAAATATTGTCTACATATACCACACAATTCACACTGCCAGATAGCCCCGTGATAAACTTTAGTGGATGAGCAAGTCAGAATAGAATGCACCATTCAGTAGATTTTGTCATGTTGATTCACTATTTCAGAGTTCTCAAAATGATAGATTAGCAGCAGAAGAACCAACATCTTGGTATAATGCACAAGTAacatggtaaaaaaaaaaaaagtagcgATGCTAGATATCCTCTGCATCATCAAGTGCTGCACTTTATAGCAATTAATTATTGCTGCTCTAGCATATTCAATAGGACCAAATCAATGACAAAACTTTCATTACAGAAGTAGTACAGATTATGCAAAATCCTTGATTACTTCAACAGCACGCAACATGTGAAATATAAATCTAAGCCAAGTAGAAATGAAGCACCTGCTAATGTAATtgcatataaaaataaatcttgtaaCTTTTGAGTGAGTTTCCATTGTGCGCCGCAGAGCATTCTGAGCATCTTCAGTCATTGAATCTGCCTCGTCCAGGATAATGATCTTAAAAGGTGGACAAGGGTAGGCCCTGAAGGAGGAATAGGAAAGTACAttgattattaaaaaaatcagcAGTAATCTACAATGAAGTAATACTTAATGCAAGAAGAAGCATTACATACCCTCCACGCTGGCCAGAACTTACAGCCACTGCAGCAAAATCCTTAATCTTAGTCCGGACAACATTTATACCACGGTCGTCACTTGCATTCAGCTCCAGAACCCTGTTCTTGTAAAGTCCAGGTCTGTAGAAGATTGCAGTTAATTTAGAGCCAAGAAAGAGAAGATGATATCCATGTCCCAAGGCTTTGAATTTATTACACAAATAAAGCAGTAGAATACATAAACTAAGATGATAGCAACCATATACGAAGCTTACAGCAAGCATTAAACACTGCAAAGCATCTCTAAGTTTGGACATACAAGGGATCTTTACAAAGCATTTACCTACAATATCAAGGCATTTGAGTAACAATAAGGAATTAAGAGCATCAAGTTGAAAAATCAAGAAAAAATCCCATAGCAGGTAAATGGCAAAAATACCTAAGTCGCCAAACATGTTTGCCTTTAATTGTGAGAATCCATATCAGTTTAAGGATTTAACTCCAACAACCATGTAGTCAATTTTGCAATGCTGTTTTACAGTGGAACAAGGAAATTTAATGTCCTAAATGGATGAGCATAAGCAGATTTTTGCCGAAAAGTTCAGCCTCTATAGACAGCTTTAACTGGACAAACATGTCTGCTCACCAAGTCTTTGtcaaagattaatataagatctacattggaccttaactattagctcgagcttttagttcaaacggttccataacatggtatcagagcctcttggaccaaacggtcgagggttcgagtcgtTGCAACCTCactaatttgtggaattaaaaacacatggcgggatgggcctgtgttgtgcaaGCTGCAAGCTGCAAGCCCAAGGGGCATTTGagtgtgggggtgtgtcagagattaatataagatctatgtttggaccttaactattagctcgagcttttagttcaaacggttccatgacagtcTTTCTCTTCCGAATAAAAAGGAAACCAAGTAACACCCCAAGAAAGTAATTATCTATATCATCTAGCTAACCTTATGGAGGATGAAAGGTCTAATTTATCATAGACAAGCTAACAGCTTTATGCTACTCAGGGTCTAGCAAAGGTCAGAAAGAGCAGAGAATGACATTTTGCATTTACCTCTTCCATGGCTCAGTTCCCATTACCATTCATAGCCCTAAAATTGCAAAGATGTACTCTGCATCCAGTTGTTTCTTGTCTTTACACCAAATCGTCTATACAGAACATAACCTTAAATAACTGCTTGTCTTGCACTACGTATATCCAGAAGAAATTcaattttggtagttcaatAGCAAATTACAGTAAGAATACGATGTGTATGTAATTGAGGGAAAAAAAACTGATCTATTAAGTCATAATATCATATATGAACTATCCATTACTTTCCCTTAAATTCCACTGTatgttttgaattgttttgGTTATTTTCCAAAAAGAGTATATGATGCTGACGTTACAATCAATTAACGATACAACAGCAAAAATTGTTTCCATTACAAGAAGCCAGCAAAGTCATATAAGCAAGTGCAAGTATCATATAAAGTACCAGAACAGCAAAGTTAACTATCTCTTATTCAACTTCCATAAGTTTTAAATGCAACCCATGTCATGAATGTATGGTTATACTATTCTTCATTCTCCATACTTATTATGCAAATCTCGTAAAGAGTTAACCTGAAGTAAGAATTCACAAAATACATCATAAAActtactaaaaaaaaatctgGTCAATTACTCAAAACCCTAAAGAATCCTCTtttccattaattaaaatagtaaCATGAAGAATACAACTAGACACACCAAATCCAGTTAAAAAGATAATAAGTACCCATAAAGCTGGTGGGCGATGGCTAGTGCGGTGGTAGTTTTACCAGTACCGGGTGGGCCATAAAAGAGCATGTGTGGGAGctggaaaaagaaaacaaaaattatcCAGACAATTTGTACAACATTAAAACTAGGTTTTGAGAATCATACATAATGTAATACCAATAATTAAAATGTGAAATATGGAATATGCTAGATTAAGGAGATGAAAATCTCACATTAGTGGTCTCGAGGGTGTTTGTGAGAACCCGAACCACCTCATCCTGGTGAACCACTTCTTTCACTTGCTTTGGCCGGCTGAAAGTGCCAAAATCAACATCAAACAATTCAAAATACACAATATATGTGAGTGTTGAAAATGGGGAAAAAAAACAGAGTCAATTACTATTTCTCAACCCATTGATGCGAGCTCTGAATTACTGGTGCCATTTATCTCCACTTTGAATTCTTGAGAGTTCTAATAAGGTACAGGACTCTAGCCGTGGGACTGCTTCCACTGAGAAAGTTATGCAGGCTTTATTGTAAATAGTAAATAGTAAATTAGTTATAATAATAAGGGTAAATAGTTTATTAGTCCATAATTGGTGCATATTACACTAGTTGACAACCTTTATTTTCAGAAATATATTAAAGAGCACATGAGTTTTGTTTAAATCAACTACTATTCCCTTCATCCTAGAGATGGCAATTCGTGTCATCAGGTTGTGTTTGTGCCGTGTCAAATTTCAGGTTAGTGTCAAAAAGTAAGGACACAAACATGACATCGAAAACTTATTcgtgtcaaaaaaaaattaaacacgAACACAACCTGCTACAAACACCAACTGCCGACAGGACACGAGTTCTACATGTCAATGACCAAACGTGTTAACCTGACATGACATGACATGACATGACAAGACCTCCTCACCTTAACCAACCTGTTTCACGAAGTTAACCTATTAACACAAACCCAAACCACGAAATAACCCAATCAGCTCATGCAATAACATAAACTCAAATATCTTCATAAAAAATAGAAACTCATCAAATGCTTTAATAATACATCATCAAATTTTACAATGAGGGAATATCCCTACCCTAACTGGACTCTGAACAGATGAAGTACCCAGCAGGCTATACAAGATGGCATATATTCAACTCagtttgaaataaaataaaagtaagaAAATCCTGTATTATATCATGATAACATGATGCTAACCTTTGGATAACATTCCCGATAACAATTTCGGAGGAGCAATGGCCAAGTGGGATATTTTAGAAACAAATCACTAAAAAACTCATAAGGGTTTGCATTCATAAAAAACCCTTATGAGTTTTTTAGTGATTTGTTTCTAAAATATCCCACTTGGCCATAGAAAAAGTCAATAGAAAGCAACAAAAGTCTAACTCTTATCATCCAAAATGATAACGTCCTACTCGCTCACCTTCAGAACAATTACATCTTTATGAAAGGCTTAATTAGGAGAACAATAAGAAGAAGGGGCCAAGGAGCTTCTTTTGTTACCTTGGCTTGTTGGAGACGAGTGAAAATCAGAAAACGAGAGCTGCAATTTCCTTCTTCGCAGCAGCCGGCGGCTAGATTTCAGAGAGGAGGTGACGCCGAGACGGTCGATTTCAGAGAGGACCGATGGATTTCAGTGAGGTGAGGGACACCAGGCAGAGAAGGGGAACACCTGAgggcaaaaaaaattaagcgGGAAAATGGAAAAAAGTTATATAGTTATCTCATCACTAACCCTAGAACACTCTAAGGCCCAAATTGTAAAACTGATTTTCACATCACTTTTGGATTAGCTCTCTGTTCACGGGCCAAGTACCCCATCGGGTCATTCACACCCGCATCTAACGGATCCAAGTTAGggtaaagtataaaaatatatatatattgtatgatttaaaaatttataaatagatATTTGAGATTTGTGAAGTTTCGATCAAATGATCTATAAATCAATTTTTACCAACCAATACTTAtagtttagttaatttgcaaagtcatattttatatgtgttaatttataaattagtctttttaattattcaaatcGCTCTTGGATAAATAATCACAACAATATTTGTTTAACAGAATGTGTGAATTTACAAACTGCAAAAAGCACTGATATCtgtaaacttttaaaacacgaacttatgtttgcaaaatagttaaatcagatagtttatttttatactttaccTATTaatcattatatttatttatttttaattataaatttcaattattaaaaataatttttttggtGAATTTATTTAGGATGGGTTGAAATATGATTTCTAAATTTGTGAAAGTCTATTGAATCCAAACCCGATCCATGAACAAATTTCGGATTAGCAAATTCActagggaaaattacatagaaattcatcttttacaaactatttacaactatatcaagtcataattttggattatatcaaactagtaaaatcagtacttttaatatattttaaggattggaatttataaattaaaagtctaaaatatattttctagagtttatgatttatgaattggagtctatatttcttaaattatgatgtaaaatcataatatataaagaataatgacatattaagaattaagtttgatgatatgacttagttgtaattttgtacttaattatgatattcatgtatttgaccctataTTGTAGAAACAAAAGAGGGAACATAACAACTTATTATAATGGAATTGTTGTGTCGTGAAAAAAACCAATGAGTTGAAAACGATTGCGGTAGACACTAGTGCAATCTGGAAGTCCGATCGTCAACCAAGGTTTATACAGCAAGCTTCGACCTAGTGCACTCTAGGACAAAGCTGTGGAACAGCAAAAATTTAATGCCCAGAGAAGAAATAATATGAGAGCAAAATCAAAGAATCGAAAAACTAAGTTCAGAACTGCTatggattcctttttattttagtttgaaaAACGAATGTTGTAGTGGACAATGTTTGTGAGAGAAAAACGTggtttatttaataaaaatagggATAGTGGAGATAAAACAGAAATTTGATCCAAACGATTTAGAATAAATACATATATCTGATCCATTAACAACGTACCCATTAGAAAGTAAAGTAATATTAAACTATTCATACCATTCTTTGGATGCCTGTTTTAGGCCATACAATGACTTCCTTAGTTTGCATACCTTATCTTCCTGATCAGGTACAATATTTCCCTCAGGCTATTGCACATAGATTTCTTCTTATAAATCATCATTTAGAAAAGCTTTTTCTACATCCATCTGATGTACCACAAAATTATGAATTGCTGCAATTGcaattaaaattctaatagtAGAAATTTTAGTAACAAGAGAGtaagtatcaaaatagtcaattcctttcttttgactataGCCTACGACAACTAATCTAGTTTTGAACTTTTCAATGGATCCATcaggtcttcttttccttttgaagatccatttaAGTTTTATAGTTTTGGATCCTTTAGGCAGATAAACTAGATCTCAAGTGTGATTTACTATAATAAAGtctaattcatttttaatt comes from the Euphorbia lathyris chromosome 5, ddEupLath1.1, whole genome shotgun sequence genome and includes:
- the LOC136231103 gene encoding replication factor C subunit 2, yielding MAPVIQSSHQWVEKYRPKQVKEVVHQDEVVRVLTNTLETTNLPHMLFYGPPGTGKTTTALAIAHQLYGPGLYKNRVLELNASDDRGINVVRTKIKDFAAVAVSSGQRGGAYPCPPFKIIILDEADSMTEDAQNALRRTMETHSKVTRFIFICNYISRIIEPLASRCAKFRFKPLSEEIMSSRILHICREEGLNLDAEALSTLSSISQGDLRRAITYLQGAARLFGSTISSKDLIGVSGVVPQEAVGALYTACKSGDFDLVDKEVNYIIREGYPVSQLLLQLFELVVNTDDILDEQKARICKKLAAADKCLIDGADEHLQLLDVASNTMRALCNKPEEFSYAG